One genomic window of Cupriavidus oxalaticus includes the following:
- a CDS encoding tripartite tricarboxylate transporter substrate binding protein yields the protein MASSLRPVRGRRAWLVQGLAGMLAAGSLAVPFTAGAETWPARPIQLLIPYPPGGSADLLARPVAARLQEKLGQPVVLDYRPGAGGTIATQALARAKPDGYTLIMVLAAHAINASLYPKLPYDTRKDFAPVSLVANLPMILAGSSSLRANNVQELIAEARANPGKLTFASAGNGNTGHLAGELFDSVAGIKMTHVPYKGSAQVVTAMLSGEVQLTFDSISTTLPHVKSGKLRALAVTGSQRAAVAPDVPTLAEAGVPGISITGWYAVLAPAGTPQPVVDRLSTEIATVLRQPELKASLATNGYEPVGSTPAALRTHIDAEINRWSKVVKDSGAQIQ from the coding sequence ATGGCATCATCCCTGCGCCCCGTCCGGGGCCGCCGTGCATGGCTCGTGCAAGGCCTGGCCGGCATGCTGGCCGCCGGCTCGCTGGCCGTGCCGTTCACCGCCGGCGCCGAGACCTGGCCCGCGCGACCGATCCAGCTGCTGATCCCCTACCCGCCCGGCGGCAGCGCCGACCTGCTGGCGCGCCCGGTGGCCGCCAGGCTGCAGGAAAAGCTGGGCCAGCCGGTGGTGCTCGACTACCGGCCCGGCGCCGGCGGCACCATCGCCACGCAGGCGCTGGCGCGCGCCAAGCCGGACGGGTACACGCTGATCATGGTCCTGGCCGCGCATGCCATCAATGCCAGCCTCTATCCCAAGCTGCCGTACGACACCCGCAAGGACTTCGCGCCGGTGTCGCTGGTGGCCAACCTGCCGATGATCCTGGCCGGCAGCTCGTCGCTGCGCGCGAACAACGTGCAGGAGCTGATCGCGGAGGCCAGGGCCAACCCCGGCAAGCTGACCTTTGCTTCGGCCGGCAACGGCAACACCGGGCACCTGGCGGGCGAGTTGTTCGATTCCGTCGCGGGCATCAAGATGACCCATGTCCCGTACAAGGGCAGCGCCCAGGTGGTGACGGCGATGCTGTCGGGCGAGGTCCAGCTGACCTTCGACAGCATCTCCACCACGCTGCCGCACGTGAAGAGCGGCAAGCTGCGCGCGCTGGCGGTGACCGGCAGCCAGCGCGCCGCGGTCGCGCCCGACGTGCCGACGCTGGCCGAAGCCGGCGTGCCGGGCATCAGCATCACCGGCTGGTATGCGGTACTGGCGCCGGCCGGCACGCCGCAGCCGGTGGTCGACCGCCTCAGCACCGAGATCGCCACCGTGCTGCGCCAGCCCGAACTGAAGGCCTCGCTGGCAACCAATGGCTATGAACCGGTCGGCTCCACGCCGGCGGCGCTGCGCACGCATATCGATGCCGAGATCAACCGCTGGAGCAAAGTGGTAAAGGACTCCGGCGCGCAGATACAGTAA
- a CDS encoding class I adenylate-forming enzyme family protein yields the protein MTQTPNQPTQPTQPAPLARPFTTMSVLVREHATERPTQRALMHDGRVLDYAGLDAAMDRIAAALARDNVRPGEAIAICANSSIEYAAVYLGAVRAGVVVAPLAPSSTAESLAGMVADSGARILFTDAAVAAALQPVRAQLAGTPLVTLDGSDGGQPYADWLAPAGTPVQEPEIRAEMPLNIIYSSGTTGKPKGIVQSHGMRWAHVSRGAATGYGTDAVTLLSTPLYSNTTLASFFPTIGLGGTAILMAKFDAGKYLALAQQHRVTHTMLVPVQYQRLLAHPDFDRHDLSSFRQKFCTSAPFSPALKAEVLRRWPGGLTELYGMTEGGGSCLLHAHQFPDKLHTVGRPAPNADIRIIDDEGRELPPGSTGEVVGRSPAMMNGYHNQPEKTAETEWHDAQGNRFIRTGDIGRFDEDGFLVLLDRKKDMIISGGFNIYPSDIEAVVREHPAVAEVSVVGVPSERWGETPVGFVALRAGSGATAQDVLAWANERLGKTQRLAELHVVDSLPRSAIGKVLKRELRDRLTQA from the coding sequence ATGACCCAGACGCCCAACCAGCCCACGCAGCCCACCCAGCCCGCGCCGCTTGCCCGCCCCTTCACCACCATGTCCGTGCTCGTGCGCGAGCATGCCACCGAACGCCCCACGCAGCGCGCGCTGATGCATGACGGGCGCGTGCTCGACTACGCCGGGCTGGACGCCGCCATGGACCGCATCGCCGCGGCGCTGGCGCGCGACAACGTGCGCCCGGGCGAGGCCATCGCGATCTGCGCGAACTCGTCGATCGAATACGCCGCGGTCTATCTCGGCGCGGTGCGCGCAGGCGTGGTGGTGGCACCGCTGGCGCCATCGTCCACGGCGGAGAGCCTGGCCGGCATGGTCGCGGACTCCGGCGCGCGCATCCTCTTCACCGATGCCGCGGTCGCTGCCGCGTTGCAGCCGGTACGCGCGCAACTGGCGGGCACGCCCCTCGTCACGCTCGATGGCAGCGATGGCGGCCAGCCGTATGCGGACTGGCTCGCCCCCGCCGGCACGCCGGTGCAGGAGCCCGAGATCCGCGCGGAAATGCCGCTGAACATCATCTATTCGTCCGGCACCACCGGCAAGCCCAAGGGCATCGTGCAGTCGCACGGCATGCGCTGGGCGCACGTGTCGCGCGGCGCGGCCACGGGCTACGGCACCGACGCGGTCACGCTGCTGTCGACGCCGCTGTACTCCAACACCACGCTGGCCAGCTTCTTCCCGACCATCGGCCTGGGCGGCACGGCGATCCTGATGGCCAAGTTCGATGCGGGCAAGTACCTGGCGCTGGCGCAGCAGCACCGCGTCACGCACACCATGCTGGTGCCGGTGCAGTACCAGCGCCTGCTGGCGCATCCGGACTTCGACCGCCACGACCTGTCGTCCTTCCGGCAGAAGTTCTGCACCAGCGCGCCGTTCAGCCCGGCGCTGAAGGCCGAGGTGCTGCGCCGCTGGCCCGGCGGGCTGACCGAGCTGTACGGCATGACCGAAGGCGGCGGCAGCTGCCTGCTGCACGCGCACCAGTTCCCCGACAAGCTGCACACGGTGGGCCGCCCTGCGCCGAACGCCGACATCCGCATCATCGACGACGAAGGCCGCGAGCTGCCGCCGGGCAGCACCGGCGAAGTGGTCGGCCGTTCGCCGGCGATGATGAACGGCTACCACAACCAGCCGGAAAAGACCGCCGAGACCGAATGGCACGATGCGCAGGGCAATCGCTTTATCCGCACCGGCGATATCGGCCGCTTCGATGAAGACGGCTTCCTGGTGCTGCTCGACCGCAAGAAGGACATGATCATCTCGGGCGGCTTCAATATCTATCCCAGCGATATCGAGGCGGTGGTGCGCGAGCACCCGGCGGTCGCCGAGGTGTCGGTGGTCGGCGTGCCGTCGGAGCGCTGGGGCGAGACGCCGGTGGGCTTCGTCGCGCTGCGCGCGGGCAGCGGCGCCACGGCGCAGGACGTGCTGGCCTGGGCCAACGAGCGGCTGGGCAAGACCCAGCGGCTGGCCGAACTGCACGTGGTCGACAGCCTGCCGCGCAGTGCCATCGGCAAGGTGCTCAAGCGCGAATTGCGCGACCGGCTGACGCAGGCCTGA
- the dapE gene encoding succinyl-diaminopimelate desuccinylase produces the protein MTATLALTEDLIRRRSVTPADEGCQAILETRLKALGFDCEAIVSGPDDFRVTNLWAVRRGTQGTAGKLLVFAGHTDVVPTGPLEQWHSDPFEPTHRDGKLYGRGAADMKTSIAGFVVAVEEFVKAHPAHAGSIGFLITSDEEGPAHDGTIKVVEALTARGERLDYCVIGEPTSVNALGDMVKNGRRGSLSGKLTVKGIQCHIAYPHLGRNPIHDAAPALAALAAEVWDEGNEYFPPTSWQMSNIHGGTGATNVIPGHVTIDFNFRFSTASTPEGLKARVHAILDHHSLEYTLDWTLGGEPFLTPRGDLSDALSSAIKAETGFDTELSTTGGTSDGRFIAKICPQVIEFGPPNASIHKIDEHVEVRFIDPLKNVYRGVLERLIA, from the coding sequence ATGACCGCCACCCTCGCCCTCACCGAAGACCTGATCCGCCGCCGCTCCGTCACGCCCGCCGACGAAGGCTGCCAGGCCATCCTGGAAACCCGCCTGAAGGCGCTTGGCTTCGACTGCGAAGCCATCGTCAGCGGTCCGGACGATTTCCGCGTGACCAACCTGTGGGCGGTCCGGCGCGGCACGCAGGGCACGGCGGGCAAGCTGCTGGTGTTCGCCGGCCATACCGACGTGGTGCCGACCGGCCCGCTGGAGCAGTGGCACTCCGACCCGTTCGAGCCGACCCATCGCGACGGCAAGCTGTACGGCCGCGGCGCGGCCGACATGAAGACCTCGATCGCCGGCTTCGTGGTGGCGGTGGAGGAATTCGTCAAGGCGCATCCCGCGCATGCCGGCTCGATCGGTTTCCTGATCACCAGCGACGAAGAGGGCCCGGCGCATGACGGCACCATCAAGGTCGTCGAAGCGCTGACCGCGCGCGGCGAGCGCCTGGACTACTGCGTGATCGGCGAGCCGACCTCGGTCAACGCGCTCGGCGACATGGTCAAGAACGGCCGCCGCGGCTCGCTGTCGGGCAAGCTGACGGTCAAGGGCATCCAGTGCCATATCGCCTACCCGCACCTGGGCCGCAACCCGATCCATGACGCCGCCCCGGCGCTGGCCGCACTCGCCGCCGAAGTCTGGGACGAAGGCAACGAGTACTTCCCGCCGACCAGCTGGCAGATGTCGAATATCCACGGCGGCACCGGCGCCACCAACGTGATCCCGGGCCACGTCACCATCGACTTCAATTTCCGCTTCTCGACCGCGAGCACGCCCGAAGGCCTGAAGGCGCGCGTGCATGCGATCCTGGATCACCACAGCCTCGAATACACGCTGGACTGGACCCTGGGCGGAGAGCCCTTCCTGACGCCGCGCGGCGACCTGTCCGACGCGCTGTCGTCCGCAATCAAGGCAGAAACCGGCTTCGACACCGAGCTGTCGACCACCGGCGGCACGTCCGACGGCCGCTTTATCGCCAAGATCTGCCCGCAGGTGATCGAGTTCGGCCCGCCCAATGCCAGCATCCACAAGATCGACGAGCACGTCGAGGTGCGCTTCATCGACCCGCTGAAGAATGTTTATCGCGGCGTGCTGGAACGCCTGATCGCCTGA
- the dapD gene encoding 2,3,4,5-tetrahydropyridine-2,6-dicarboxylate N-succinyltransferase, whose amino-acid sequence MTQALQALIDQAWEDRTSLSPKSAPNDIREAVANVIAQLDAGTLRVAEKQGKDWIVNQWVKKAVLLSFRLEDNAPMSAGGFAQFYDKVPTKFANWSGDDFAKAGFRVVPPAVARRGSFIAKNAVLMPSYVNIGAYVDEGTMVDTWATVGSCAQIGKNVHLSGGVGIGGVLEPLQANPVIIEDNCFIGARSEVVEGVIVEENSVISMGVYLGQSTKIYDRETGEIHYGRVPAGSVVVAGNLPSKDGKYSLYCAVIVKKVDAQTRAKTSLNDLLRD is encoded by the coding sequence ATGACGCAAGCACTGCAAGCCCTGATCGACCAGGCCTGGGAAGACCGCACCAGCCTGTCGCCCAAGTCCGCCCCCAACGATATCCGCGAAGCCGTTGCCAACGTCATCGCCCAGCTGGATGCCGGCACGCTGCGCGTGGCCGAGAAGCAAGGCAAGGACTGGATCGTCAACCAGTGGGTCAAGAAGGCCGTGCTGCTGTCGTTCCGCCTGGAAGACAACGCGCCGATGAGCGCCGGCGGCTTCGCCCAGTTCTACGACAAGGTGCCGACCAAGTTCGCCAACTGGAGCGGCGACGACTTCGCCAAGGCTGGCTTCCGCGTGGTGCCGCCCGCAGTGGCCCGCCGCGGTTCGTTCATCGCGAAGAACGCGGTGCTGATGCCGTCGTACGTCAACATCGGCGCCTATGTCGATGAGGGCACCATGGTCGACACCTGGGCCACCGTCGGTTCGTGCGCGCAGATCGGCAAGAACGTGCACCTGTCGGGCGGCGTTGGCATCGGTGGCGTGCTGGAGCCGCTGCAGGCCAACCCGGTCATCATCGAAGACAACTGCTTCATCGGCGCCCGTTCGGAAGTCGTGGAAGGCGTGATCGTCGAAGAGAACTCGGTGATCTCGATGGGCGTGTACCTGGGCCAATCGACCAAGATCTACGACCGCGAAACCGGCGAGATCCACTATGGCCGCGTGCCGGCCGGTTCGGTGGTGGTGGCGGGCAACCTGCCGTCCAAGGATGGCAAGTACAGCCTGTACTGCGCCGTGATCGTGAAGAAGGTCGACGCGCAGACCCGCGCCAAGACCAGCCTGAACGACCTGCTGCGTGACTGA
- a CDS encoding MFS transporter has product MTASNSPLPGSPPGANALPARAATTHAVRGIAILTFAFALSQFFRSCLAVMAPELQHDFGLSPAGYGALSSSFFLAFAVAQIPVGIAFDRYGVGRPTALLLAVGALSSIVFVLAPNGTAATLAQVGLGLACAPVFMGLLHFASEQLSERDYTRVVSRSNATGMIGSLCATAPLGWAISLIGWRPSMAVSALGMVAACYGVWRFVRDHGHAEARGASWPAMLSESTQLLKLAPLWTLIPLCVAMAAGTAFRNAWSGPYLAEVFGLGSAPRGVALTLLSLAGFLTAFLLPVLVRRSTLKTAIAGWSCFAMSGAILLALWPDTGIGYAVAMMALLSTIGMLHPLVMAQGRGLIPPSQRGRGLGLLNTFVFLGSALTSWAFGLIANAGHVRQWPVASTYAAIFVSAAVLVAVSLIPYFFSPPHPTN; this is encoded by the coding sequence GTGACCGCCAGCAACTCCCCCCTCCCCGGGTCCCCACCCGGTGCCAACGCCCTGCCCGCCCGGGCCGCAACCACGCACGCCGTGCGCGGCATTGCCATCCTGACCTTCGCGTTCGCGCTCAGCCAGTTTTTCCGCTCCTGCCTGGCAGTGATGGCGCCGGAGCTGCAGCACGATTTCGGCCTGTCGCCGGCGGGGTACGGCGCACTCTCTTCGTCGTTCTTCCTGGCCTTCGCCGTGGCGCAGATCCCCGTGGGCATTGCGTTCGACCGCTACGGTGTCGGCCGCCCGACCGCGCTGCTGCTGGCCGTGGGCGCGCTGTCGTCGATCGTATTCGTGCTGGCGCCCAACGGCACCGCAGCCACGCTGGCGCAGGTGGGGCTGGGGCTGGCGTGCGCGCCCGTGTTCATGGGCCTGCTGCATTTCGCCTCGGAACAGCTCTCGGAGCGCGATTACACCCGCGTGGTCAGCCGCTCCAACGCCACCGGCATGATCGGCTCGCTGTGCGCGACCGCGCCGCTGGGCTGGGCCATCTCGCTGATCGGCTGGCGGCCGTCGATGGCGGTATCGGCGCTGGGCATGGTTGCGGCCTGCTATGGCGTGTGGCGCTTCGTGCGCGACCATGGCCATGCCGAGGCCCGCGGCGCCTCGTGGCCGGCGATGCTGTCGGAAAGCACGCAGCTGCTGAAACTGGCGCCGCTGTGGACGCTGATCCCGCTGTGCGTGGCCATGGCCGCCGGCACCGCCTTCCGCAATGCCTGGAGCGGGCCCTACCTGGCCGAGGTATTCGGCCTGGGCTCGGCACCGCGCGGCGTGGCGCTGACGCTGCTGAGCCTGGCCGGCTTCCTGACGGCATTCCTGCTGCCGGTGCTGGTCCGCCGCAGCACGCTCAAGACCGCCATCGCCGGCTGGTCCTGCTTTGCCATGTCGGGGGCGATCCTGCTGGCGCTGTGGCCGGACACCGGCATCGGCTACGCCGTGGCGATGATGGCGCTGCTGTCGACCATTGGCATGCTGCATCCGCTGGTAATGGCGCAGGGCCGCGGCCTGATCCCGCCATCGCAGCGCGGGCGCGGGCTGGGGCTGCTCAATACCTTCGTGTTCCTCGGCTCGGCGCTGACATCGTGGGCGTTCGGGCTGATCGCCAATGCGGGGCATGTGCGGCAATGGCCGGTGGCATCGACTTATGCGGCGATCTTTGTGTCCGCGGCGGTGCTGGTCGCGGTGTCGCTGATCCCGTATTTCTTCAGTCCGCCGCATCCGACCAACTGA
- a CDS encoding arsenate reductase produces the protein MTVLLYGIPNCDTVKKARTWLDANGVAYTFHDFKKQGVDEAMLRGWLRHVPLATLLNRKGTTYRALSDADKARAEEEAGAIALMQQSPSLIKRPVLAHAGKVMVGFSADQYASQF, from the coding sequence ATGACCGTCCTGCTCTACGGCATTCCCAACTGCGATACCGTCAAGAAAGCCCGCACCTGGCTGGACGCCAACGGCGTGGCCTACACCTTCCACGACTTCAAGAAGCAGGGCGTGGATGAAGCCATGCTGCGCGGCTGGCTCAGGCACGTGCCGCTGGCCACGCTGCTGAACCGCAAGGGCACCACGTATCGGGCGCTGTCGGATGCGGACAAGGCCCGCGCCGAGGAAGAAGCCGGCGCGATCGCGCTGATGCAGCAGAGCCCGTCGCTGATCAAGCGACCGGTGCTGGCCCATGCTGGCAAGGTGATGGTGGGTTTCTCCGCCGACCAGTACGCCAGCCAGTTCTGA
- the dapC gene encoding succinyldiaminopimelate transaminase, with protein sequence MNPRLDLLQPYPFEKLRVLFSQVTPAADKPAISFGIGEPKHPTPEFIKQALAESLSGLANYPTTAGSDALRQCIAGWLERRYGLPKVNAATEVLPVTGSREALFAFAQTVVDGTRPGALVMCPNPFYQIYEGGALLAGATPVFANSDPARNFAPAFGRISDDVWKKVQLLFVCTPGNPTGAVLSLDDWQQLFALSDRYGFVIASDECYSEIYFDEGRAPLGALEAAHRLGRSFERLVMFSSLSKRSNVPGLRSGFVAGDAALLKKFLLYRTYHGGAMNPAVQSASIAAWNDEGHVRENRAAYVRKFSEVTPMLAEVLDVALPDAGFYLWADVSRTGLSDTEFAARLLAGQNVTVLPGSYLAREADGINPGANRVRMALVATPEECLEGARRIVEFCKSLG encoded by the coding sequence GTGAATCCGCGCCTCGACCTGCTCCAGCCCTACCCGTTCGAGAAACTGCGGGTACTCTTTTCGCAGGTGACGCCTGCGGCGGACAAGCCGGCGATCAGCTTCGGCATCGGCGAACCCAAGCACCCGACGCCCGAATTCATCAAGCAAGCGCTGGCCGAGTCGCTTTCGGGGCTGGCGAATTATCCCACCACCGCTGGTTCCGATGCACTCCGACAGTGCATCGCCGGCTGGCTGGAACGCCGCTACGGGCTGCCCAAGGTCAATGCCGCCACCGAGGTGCTGCCGGTGACCGGCTCGCGCGAGGCACTGTTCGCCTTCGCCCAGACCGTGGTCGATGGCACCCGGCCGGGCGCGCTGGTGATGTGCCCGAACCCGTTCTACCAGATCTATGAAGGCGGCGCGCTGCTGGCCGGCGCCACGCCCGTGTTCGCCAACAGCGACCCGGCGCGCAACTTCGCCCCGGCGTTCGGCCGTATTAGCGACGACGTCTGGAAGAAGGTCCAGCTGCTGTTCGTCTGCACCCCGGGCAACCCGACCGGCGCCGTGCTGTCGCTGGATGACTGGCAGCAGCTGTTCGCGCTGTCGGACCGCTACGGCTTCGTGATCGCGTCGGACGAGTGCTACTCGGAGATCTATTTCGACGAAGGCCGCGCGCCGCTGGGTGCACTGGAAGCCGCGCACAGGCTTGGCCGGAGCTTCGAGCGATTGGTGATGTTCTCCAGCCTGTCCAAGCGCTCCAACGTGCCGGGGCTGCGCTCCGGCTTTGTCGCCGGCGACGCCGCGCTGCTGAAGAAATTCCTGCTATACCGTACCTACCACGGCGGCGCGATGAACCCGGCGGTGCAGAGCGCCAGCATCGCCGCCTGGAACGATGAGGGTCACGTGCGCGAGAACCGCGCGGCCTACGTGCGCAAGTTCAGCGAAGTGACGCCGATGCTGGCCGAGGTGCTGGATGTGGCGCTGCCCGACGCCGGCTTCTACCTGTGGGCCGATGTCTCGCGCACCGGCCTGAGCGATACCGAGTTCGCCGCGCGCCTGCTGGCCGGGCAGAACGTGACCGTGCTGCCCGGCAGCTACCTGGCGCGCGAAGCCGACGGCATCAACCCGGGTGCCAACCGCGTGCGCATGGCGCTGGTGGCTACGCCGGAGGAATGCCTCGAAGGCGCGCGCCGCATCGTCGAATTCTGCAAGTCGCTGGGCTGA
- a CDS encoding SCO family protein, whose product MNRWLARLAACLFAVALPGLAPATHNETQHTDLSSRGWPVGDFSLTDQNGRAFTQAQLQGRWTLVLLGDTHCGAPCGAALTALTGLYQRISTTQKLATTQVLFISLDPQRDTPGALRRYLAPYDARFMGATGSPQTLARMIDDLGARPGVPPAANAAYPGSLILVGPDATVRGQFLPPFDVPLLTAAYLKARVRK is encoded by the coding sequence ATGAACCGATGGCTGGCCAGGCTGGCCGCGTGCCTTTTCGCCGTCGCACTGCCGGGCCTTGCGCCGGCCACGCACAACGAGACCCAGCACACCGACCTGTCGTCGCGCGGCTGGCCGGTGGGCGATTTCAGCCTCACCGACCAGAATGGCCGCGCATTTACCCAGGCGCAGCTGCAAGGCCGCTGGACCCTCGTGCTGCTGGGCGACACCCATTGCGGAGCACCGTGCGGCGCTGCGCTGACGGCGCTGACCGGGTTGTACCAGCGCATCAGCACGACGCAGAAGCTTGCCACCACGCAGGTGCTGTTCATCTCGCTGGACCCGCAGCGCGATACCCCGGGCGCCCTGCGGCGCTACCTTGCCCCGTACGACGCCCGCTTCATGGGCGCCACCGGCAGCCCGCAGACGCTGGCGCGAATGATCGACGATCTCGGCGCCAGGCCGGGCGTGCCGCCTGCCGCCAACGCAGCCTATCCCGGGTCGCTGATCCTGGTCGGGCCGGATGCCACGGTACGCGGACAGTTCCTGCCGCCGTTCGACGTGCCGCTGCTGACTGCCGCCTATCTGAAAGCACGCGTGCGCAAGTGA
- the prmB gene encoding 50S ribosomal protein L3 N(5)-glutamine methyltransferase, with product MATPSPLRTVRDLLRLAVSRFTAARLSFGHGSANAYDEAAYLVLHTLNLPLDTLDPFLDARLLPEEIDAVLKVIDRRVNERVPAAYITHEAYMHGLRFYVDSRVIVPRSFIGELLQEGLEPWVGETGQIGPVLELCTGSGCLPILAAHVWPNAKIDTVDISPDALAVARRNVADYKMDDRIRLYEGDLYAPLPHGATYDVILTNPPYVNEASMQALPAEYQAEPRIALAGGDDGMDVVRRIIAGAKARLNPGGVLVVEIGNEHANVEAAFPDLEIVWLPVSAGEEQVFLLTYDALPG from the coding sequence ATGGCAACACCCTCTCCCTTGCGCACCGTGCGCGACCTGCTGCGCCTCGCGGTCTCGCGCTTTACCGCCGCGCGCCTGTCCTTCGGCCACGGCAGCGCCAACGCCTATGACGAGGCGGCCTACCTGGTGCTGCACACGCTGAACCTGCCGCTCGACACGCTCGACCCGTTCCTCGACGCGCGCCTGCTGCCCGAGGAAATCGACGCCGTGCTGAAGGTGATCGACCGCCGCGTCAACGAGCGCGTGCCGGCCGCGTACATCACGCACGAAGCCTATATGCATGGCCTGCGCTTCTACGTGGACTCGCGCGTGATCGTGCCGCGCAGCTTTATCGGCGAACTGCTGCAGGAAGGGCTGGAGCCGTGGGTCGGCGAGACCGGACAGATCGGCCCGGTGCTGGAGCTGTGCACCGGCTCGGGCTGCCTGCCGATCCTGGCCGCGCACGTGTGGCCGAATGCGAAGATCGATACCGTCGACATCTCGCCCGATGCGCTGGCCGTGGCGCGCCGCAACGTCGCCGACTACAAGATGGACGACCGCATCCGTCTCTACGAAGGCGACCTGTACGCGCCGCTGCCGCATGGCGCGACCTACGACGTGATCCTGACCAACCCGCCGTACGTCAACGAGGCCTCGATGCAGGCACTGCCGGCGGAATACCAGGCCGAGCCGCGCATCGCGCTGGCCGGCGGTGACGATGGCATGGACGTGGTGCGGCGGATCATCGCCGGGGCCAAGGCGCGGCTGAATCCCGGTGGCGTGCTGGTGGTCGAAATCGGCAACGAGCATGCCAATGTGGAGGCCGCCTTCCCTGACCTGGAAATCGTCTGGCTGCCGGTCAGCGCGGGCGAGGAGCAGGTGTTCTTGCTGACATACGACGCGCTGCCGGGGTAA
- a CDS encoding DMT family transporter produces MSTKTITPITAQAAPADRHAVKASLSILLGASVWGIAWFPYRVLAGWGLGGMHAAALVSAVAAVLSLLAFRRQLAGLRPHWLFVAVGLAAGVTNAGFVWGSVNGHVMRVLLLFYLTPVWTALFARLFLGERLSPAGLGLVALALFGAGLMLWTPEVGVPLPGNAAEWSGLIGGIGFAVNNVLSRRAGQRFPDMDARVRTVVVYLGCTVIGVPAALLLDGTSVAIVPGAQVSVAMLVLGLAAVLVVSNSVVQYGLQRLPANRVSLLMLFEVVIAAVSAWWLATEVLSWKEAAGGLCIIAAGALSGLVHRSRPARASAVADAGLAA; encoded by the coding sequence ATGAGCACGAAAACCATTACACCCATTACGGCGCAGGCTGCGCCGGCCGACCGCCATGCGGTCAAGGCGTCTCTTTCCATCCTGCTGGGGGCCTCGGTCTGGGGCATCGCCTGGTTTCCGTACCGCGTGCTGGCCGGCTGGGGGCTGGGTGGCATGCACGCCGCCGCGCTGGTCAGCGCGGTCGCCGCGGTGCTGTCGCTGCTGGCATTCCGCCGCCAGCTGGCCGGGCTGCGCCCGCACTGGCTCTTTGTCGCGGTCGGGCTGGCAGCCGGCGTGACCAACGCCGGCTTTGTCTGGGGCAGCGTCAACGGCCATGTCATGCGCGTGCTGCTCCTGTTCTACCTGACGCCAGTCTGGACCGCGCTGTTCGCCCGGCTGTTCCTGGGCGAGCGGCTCTCGCCGGCGGGGCTGGGCCTGGTGGCGCTGGCCCTGTTTGGCGCCGGGCTGATGCTGTGGACGCCCGAAGTCGGCGTGCCGCTGCCGGGCAACGCCGCGGAATGGTCGGGGCTGATCGGCGGCATTGGCTTTGCCGTCAACAACGTGCTGTCGCGCCGGGCCGGCCAGCGCTTTCCCGACATGGATGCGCGCGTGCGTACCGTGGTGGTGTACCTCGGCTGCACCGTGATCGGCGTGCCGGCGGCACTGTTGCTTGACGGTACCTCGGTGGCGATCGTGCCGGGCGCGCAGGTCAGCGTCGCCATGCTGGTGCTGGGCCTGGCCGCGGTGCTGGTGGTCAGCAACTCGGTGGTGCAATACGGCCTGCAGCGGCTGCCGGCCAACCGGGTGTCGCTGCTGATGCTGTTCGAGGTCGTGATCGCGGCGGTATCGGCGTGGTGGCTGGCGACCGAGGTGCTGAGCTGGAAGGAAGCGGCCGGCGGGCTGTGCATCATCGCTGCCGGCGCCCTGTCGGGGCTGGTGCACCGCAGCCGGCCGGCGCGTGCTTCGGCAGTGGCTGACGCCGGGCTGGCAGCTTAA